A single region of the Phyllostomus discolor isolate MPI-MPIP mPhyDis1 chromosome 14, mPhyDis1.pri.v3, whole genome shotgun sequence genome encodes:
- the CRABP2 gene encoding cellular retinoic acid-binding protein 2 — protein MPNFSGNWKIIRSENFEDLLKVLGVNVMLRKIAVAAASKPAVEIKQEGDTFYIKTSTTVRTTEINFKIGEEFEEQTVDGRPCKSLVKWESENKMVCEQRLLKGEGPKTSWARELTNDGELILTMTADDVVCTRVYVRE, from the exons ATGCCCAACTTCTCTGGCAACTGGAAGATCATCCGATCGGAAAACTTCGAGGATTTGCTCAAAGTGCTGG GGGTGAATGTGATGCTGAGGAAGATTGCTGTGGCTGCTGCATCCAAGCCAGCAGTGGAGATCAAACAGGAGGGAGACACTTTCTACATCAAAACCTCTACCACTGTGCGCACCACAGAGATTAACTTCAAGATCGGAGAAGAGTTCGAGGAGCAGACTGTGGACGGGAGACCCTGTAAG AGCCTGGTGAAATGGGAAAGTGAGAATAAAATGGTTTGTGAGCAGAGGCTTTTGAAGGGAGAGGGCCCTAAGACCTCCTGGGCCAGAGAACTGACCAACGATGGGGAGCTGATTCTG ACCATGACAGCCGATGACGTTGTGTGCACCAGGGTCTACGTCCGAGAGTGA